A single region of the Streptomyces caelestis genome encodes:
- a CDS encoding carbohydrate ABC transporter permease, protein MSVKEATKAAPAPAPTAPEPPRPAQGRRAWDEAPRWQIYLPLGIYLVFTLIPFYWILLFALRPAGSTSLVPWPITFDHFEKVWTERSFGTYFANSVLVGVATLVMTTLVALAGGYALARFDFKIKRAFMLALLCSQFVPGALLLVPLFEIFAELQMINSLGSVILAETVFQLPLSMILISNFIKNVPYSLEEAAWVDGCNRMTAFRIVVLPLLRPGLIAVGSFAFVHSWNHFLFALMFLNNQDKQTIPVGLNTLMSADSVDLGALAAGGIIAAVPVVLVFAFIQKWLITGFSAGAVKG, encoded by the coding sequence GTGAGCGTCAAGGAAGCCACCAAGGCGGCGCCCGCCCCGGCGCCCACGGCCCCCGAACCGCCGCGTCCCGCCCAGGGCAGGCGCGCCTGGGACGAGGCGCCCCGCTGGCAGATCTACCTGCCCCTGGGGATCTACCTGGTCTTCACCCTCATCCCCTTCTACTGGATCCTGCTGTTCGCCCTGCGCCCGGCCGGCTCGACCTCGCTGGTGCCCTGGCCGATCACCTTCGACCACTTCGAGAAGGTGTGGACGGAGCGCAGCTTCGGCACCTACTTCGCCAACAGCGTGCTCGTCGGTGTCGCCACCCTGGTCATGACGACCCTCGTCGCCCTGGCCGGCGGCTACGCCCTCGCCCGGTTCGACTTCAAGATCAAGCGGGCGTTCATGCTGGCCCTGCTGTGCTCCCAGTTCGTGCCGGGCGCGCTGCTGCTGGTCCCGCTGTTCGAGATCTTCGCCGAACTCCAGATGATCAACAGTCTCGGCAGTGTCATCCTCGCCGAGACGGTCTTCCAGCTGCCGCTGTCGATGATCCTGATCAGCAACTTCATCAAGAACGTGCCGTACTCCCTGGAGGAGGCGGCGTGGGTGGACGGCTGCAACCGCATGACGGCCTTCCGGATCGTCGTGCTGCCGCTGCTGCGGCCGGGCCTGATCGCCGTCGGCTCCTTCGCCTTCGTGCACTCCTGGAACCACTTCCTGTTCGCCCTGATGTTCCTCAACAACCAGGACAAGCAGACCATCCCGGTCGGCCTGAACACTTTGATGAGCGCGGACAGCGTCGACCTCGGCGCCCTCGCCGCGGGCGGCATCATCGCGGCCGTGCCGGTCGTGCTCGTGTTCGCCTTCATCCAGAAGTGGCTGATCACCGGGTTCAGCGCGGGGGCGGTGAAGGGATGA
- a CDS encoding DUF6807 domain-containing protein: MTSSNDTAVLRVAGRPVGRYVTRPELPARLSPRPYLHPVTTLAGTAVTELTPADHAHHLGVGVAVPDVEGFNFWGGRTYVRDQGPTELDNHGAQRHVAFQLRDPDGFVEELRWVAAGGELLRERRTVAATELTDQAWALDLTFSLTNVTRDPLSIGSPATNGRPGAAYGGFFWRARKESSAPEVFSAGAEGEEQVHGRPADWLALRGGTWTLVFAGATEQTRRDPWFVRTEEYPGVGSSLAYGERLPVPPGETVVRRVVTVVADGRLDRDAAAALVRKAVSP, translated from the coding sequence ATGACCAGCAGCAACGACACAGCGGTCCTGCGCGTCGCGGGACGGCCGGTCGGCCGGTACGTCACCCGGCCCGAGCTGCCGGCCCGGCTCTCCCCGCGCCCGTATCTGCACCCCGTCACCACCCTGGCCGGCACGGCGGTCACCGAACTGACCCCCGCCGACCACGCACACCACCTCGGCGTCGGTGTCGCCGTTCCCGACGTCGAGGGGTTCAACTTCTGGGGCGGGCGCACCTACGTCCGCGACCAGGGCCCGACCGAGCTGGACAACCACGGCGCCCAGCGGCACGTCGCCTTCCAGCTGCGCGATCCGGACGGCTTCGTGGAGGAGCTGCGCTGGGTCGCCGCGGGCGGTGAGCTGCTGCGCGAGCGCCGTACGGTCGCGGCCACCGAACTCACCGACCAGGCCTGGGCGCTGGACCTCACCTTCTCCCTCACCAACGTCACCCGGGACCCGCTGTCGATCGGCAGCCCCGCGACCAACGGGCGACCGGGCGCGGCCTACGGCGGTTTCTTCTGGCGGGCCCGCAAGGAGTCCTCCGCGCCGGAGGTCTTCTCGGCCGGGGCCGAGGGCGAGGAGCAGGTCCACGGCCGCCCCGCCGACTGGCTCGCCCTGAGGGGCGGCACCTGGACGCTGGTCTTCGCCGGCGCCACCGAACAGACCCGCCGCGACCCGTGGTTCGTACGCACCGAGGAGTACCCGGGCGTCGGCTCCTCCCTGGCGTACGGCGAGCGGCTGCCGGTCCCCCCGGGCGAGACCGTCGTCCGCCGGGTGGTCACCGTCGTCGCCGACGGCCGCCTCGACCGGGACGCCGCGGCGGCCCTCGTCCGCAAGGCGGTGAGCCCGTGA
- a CDS encoding Gfo/Idh/MocA family protein has translation MTGRMIDSMTTPLPVVLAGARGHGRWHVENIRRLQQQGLVRLAGVCELTPLTEAELDGLGTPEQSADFGTLLDSTGARIAVICTPIPTHTDLALTAAERGVHLLLEKPPAPSYAEFRRMADGVAAAGVVCQIGFQSLGSHAVPAIRELVAEGAIGRLVGLGGAGAWVRDEDYFRRAPWAGKRRLNGVEVIDGALTNPLAHAVATALALGGSTRAEDVTGIETELLRANAIESDDTSCVRIGTAQGHPVTVAATLCAERADEPYVLVHGSTGRITFWYKQDRVLLQRAGHGPEEFEHGRTDLLENLVAHLTTGAGLLVPPDETGAFMKVVEAIRTAPDPAPLPESAWHRVPGQNRRVVPGIDGLVAAAADTLSLYSELGAPWALTAEHPSKEVSTR, from the coding sequence ATGACCGGTCGCATGATCGACTCCATGACCACACCTCTGCCTGTCGTCCTCGCCGGCGCCCGGGGCCACGGCCGCTGGCACGTCGAGAACATCCGCCGTCTCCAGCAGCAGGGCCTCGTCCGGTTGGCCGGCGTCTGCGAACTGACGCCGCTGACCGAGGCGGAGCTCGACGGCCTGGGCACGCCCGAGCAGTCCGCCGACTTCGGCACGCTGCTGGACTCCACCGGCGCCCGGATCGCCGTGATCTGCACACCGATCCCCACCCACACCGACCTCGCGCTCACAGCGGCCGAGCGGGGCGTGCACCTCCTGCTGGAGAAGCCGCCCGCCCCCTCGTACGCGGAGTTCCGCCGCATGGCCGACGGGGTCGCGGCGGCCGGTGTCGTCTGCCAGATCGGCTTCCAGTCGCTGGGCTCGCACGCCGTGCCCGCCATCCGCGAGCTGGTCGCCGAGGGGGCGATCGGCCGGCTGGTCGGACTCGGCGGGGCCGGAGCCTGGGTGCGGGACGAGGACTACTTCCGGCGGGCGCCCTGGGCGGGCAAGCGGCGGCTGAACGGCGTCGAGGTGATCGACGGGGCGCTGACCAACCCGCTCGCCCACGCCGTCGCCACCGCCCTCGCCCTCGGCGGCAGCACCCGCGCCGAGGACGTCACCGGCATCGAGACCGAACTGCTGCGCGCCAACGCCATCGAGTCCGACGACACCTCCTGCGTCCGGATCGGCACCGCCCAGGGCCACCCGGTGACCGTCGCCGCGACCCTGTGCGCCGAGCGGGCGGACGAACCGTACGTCCTCGTGCACGGCAGCACCGGCCGGATCACCTTCTGGTACAAGCAGGACCGCGTGCTGCTCCAGCGCGCGGGCCACGGCCCCGAGGAGTTCGAGCACGGCCGCACCGACCTGCTGGAGAACCTCGTCGCACACCTCACCACCGGCGCCGGCCTGCTGGTCCCGCCGGACGAGACCGGCGCCTTCATGAAGGTCGTGGAGGCCATCCGCACGGCCCCCGACCCGGCACCGCTGCCGGAGTCGGCCTGGCACCGCGTCCCCGGCCAGAACCGCCGGGTGGTGCCCGGCATCGACGGGCTCGTCGCGGCCGCCGCCGACACCCTCTCCCTCTACTCCGAGCTCGGCGCCCCCTGGGCGCTGACCGCGGAGCACCCGTCGAAAGAGGTGAGCACCAGATGA
- a CDS encoding carbohydrate ABC transporter permease, giving the protein MAQAAAVAKPPAPPRRRRASATPRRLPYLLITPAALLMLGFIAYPVISVFYYSLQNYNPTKPWRNGYAGFDNFVHAFTEDPVFWDSLVFSAKWVFVEVGLQLLFGLALALIVNQTFVGRGLGRAMVFSPWAVSGVLTSAIWVLLYNSQTGITRYLADIGIGSYGTSWLSDTSTVFPAAIVADLWRGVPFFAILILADLQSVSKDLYEAAEVDGASRIKQFWHITLPHLKDAIILSTLLRAVWEFNNVDLLYTLTGGGPAGETTTLPLYIANTSVDAHNFGYASALTTVAFVILLFCSLVYLRLSKFGGESK; this is encoded by the coding sequence ATGGCCCAAGCCGCAGCCGTGGCGAAACCGCCCGCGCCACCCCGGCGGCGCCGTGCCTCCGCCACCCCGCGCAGGCTCCCCTACCTGCTGATCACACCGGCCGCCCTGCTCATGCTGGGCTTCATCGCCTACCCGGTCATCAGCGTCTTCTACTACAGCCTGCAGAACTACAACCCCACCAAGCCGTGGCGGAACGGATACGCCGGCTTCGACAACTTCGTCCACGCCTTCACCGAGGACCCGGTCTTCTGGGACAGCCTCGTCTTCAGCGCCAAGTGGGTCTTCGTCGAGGTCGGCCTCCAGCTGCTGTTCGGTCTCGCGCTGGCCCTCATCGTCAACCAGACCTTCGTGGGCCGGGGACTGGGACGCGCGATGGTCTTCTCCCCGTGGGCCGTCTCCGGCGTGCTGACCTCCGCGATCTGGGTGCTGCTCTACAACTCCCAGACGGGCATCACCCGTTACCTCGCGGACATCGGCATCGGCTCCTACGGCACCAGCTGGCTGTCGGACACCTCCACCGTGTTCCCGGCGGCGATCGTCGCCGACCTCTGGCGCGGCGTGCCCTTCTTCGCGATCCTCATCCTCGCCGACCTCCAGTCCGTCTCGAAGGACCTCTACGAGGCCGCCGAGGTCGACGGGGCCAGCCGGATCAAGCAGTTCTGGCACATCACCCTGCCCCACCTGAAGGACGCCATCATCCTGTCCACGCTGCTGCGCGCGGTCTGGGAGTTCAACAACGTCGACCTGCTCTACACGCTGACCGGCGGCGGCCCGGCGGGGGAGACCACGACCCTCCCGCTCTACATCGCCAACACCTCGGTCGACGCCCACAACTTCGGCTACGCGTCCGCCCTGACCACGGTCGCGTTCGTGATCCTGCTCTTCTGCTCGTTGGTCTATCTGCGGCTGAGCAAGTTCGGAGGCGAGAGCAAGTGA
- a CDS encoding pectate lyase family protein — MRLRQLAVAAGLLGVLCVPAHAEARDIGRETLPAGDGWASEGEGTTGGAAADAEHVHTVTDRAGLVRALDGGSDTPKIIRIAGTIDANTDDDGDRLDCSDYATGGYSLKRYLAAYDPRTWGAAKPSGPQEEARQASAARQAERVVLPVGSNTTIVGLGDSAVLKGASLQVRNADNVIIRNLDIRDAYDCFPVWQPNTGGLGDWKTAYDTIWLAGATHVWVDHVTLSDKGHPDAEEPTYFARNYLRHDGLLDITNGSDLVTVSWSRFADHDKAMLIGNGDTATGDRGKLRVTLHHNEFESVVQRAPRVRFGQVHLYNNRYEITGDDYRYSLGVSTESKIYAENNAFHTPGHVEVADLVKSWNGSALHQSGTLFNGFPVDLLMIYNAYNSASERDLTGDVGWTPTLHGRIDSAAAADRAVARGAGAGRIP, encoded by the coding sequence ATGAGGCTGCGTCAACTCGCCGTTGCCGCAGGACTGTTGGGCGTGCTCTGCGTCCCCGCTCACGCCGAGGCACGGGACATCGGCCGCGAGACCCTGCCCGCCGGCGACGGCTGGGCCTCCGAGGGAGAGGGCACCACCGGAGGCGCGGCCGCCGACGCCGAGCACGTCCACACCGTCACCGACCGGGCCGGACTGGTCCGCGCCCTCGACGGCGGCAGCGACACCCCGAAGATCATCAGGATCGCCGGGACGATCGACGCCAACACCGACGACGACGGCGACCGTCTGGACTGCTCCGACTACGCCACCGGCGGCTACAGCCTGAAGAGGTACCTCGCCGCCTACGACCCCCGCACCTGGGGCGCCGCCAAGCCCAGCGGCCCGCAGGAGGAGGCCCGCCAGGCCTCCGCCGCCCGGCAGGCCGAGCGGGTCGTGCTGCCCGTCGGCTCCAACACCACGATCGTCGGGCTCGGCGACTCGGCCGTCCTGAAGGGCGCGAGCCTCCAGGTGCGGAACGCGGACAACGTGATCATCCGCAACCTCGACATCCGCGACGCCTACGACTGCTTCCCCGTCTGGCAGCCCAACACCGGCGGCCTCGGCGACTGGAAGACGGCGTACGACACGATCTGGCTGGCCGGCGCCACCCATGTGTGGGTCGACCACGTGACGTTGAGCGACAAGGGACACCCGGACGCCGAGGAGCCCACCTACTTCGCCCGCAACTACCTGCGCCACGACGGACTGCTGGACATCACGAACGGCTCGGACCTGGTGACCGTCTCCTGGAGCCGGTTCGCCGACCACGACAAGGCGATGCTCATCGGCAACGGCGACACCGCCACCGGCGACCGCGGAAAGCTCCGGGTCACCCTCCACCACAACGAGTTCGAGTCGGTCGTCCAGCGCGCCCCGCGCGTGCGCTTCGGCCAGGTGCACCTCTACAACAACCGCTACGAGATCACCGGCGACGACTACCGCTACTCCCTCGGCGTCTCCACCGAGTCGAAGATCTACGCCGAAAACAACGCCTTCCACACCCCCGGCCATGTGGAGGTCGCCGACCTGGTCAAGAGCTGGAACGGCAGCGCCCTGCACCAGAGCGGCACGCTCTTCAACGGCTTTCCGGTCGACCTGCTCATGATCTACAACGCCTACAACTCGGCCAGTGAGCGCGACCTGACCGGCGACGTCGGCTGGACGCCCACCCTGCACGGGCGGATCGACAGCGCCGCCGCGGCCGACCGGGCGGTGGCCCGCGGCGCGGGGGCGGGGAGGATCCCATGA
- a CDS encoding glycoside hydrolase family 43 protein — protein sequence MTTETYRNPILDADWSDPDVVRVGDDFYLTASSFGRAPGLPLLHSRDLVNWTLVGHALERLEPAEEFARPRHDCGVWAPSLRYHDERFWIFWGDPDQGIFQVNAPEIRGPWTRPHLLKAGKGLIDPCPLWDDETGEAYLVHAWAKSRSGIKNRLTGHRMHPDGTELLDEGKVIVDADRIPGWFTLEGPKLYRHDGWFWILAPAGGVETGWQGAFRSRGFFGPYEERIVLEQKDTDVNGPHQGGWVRTASGEDWFLHFQQRGAYGRVVHLQPMRWGGDGWPVLGENGAPVAVHKKPGLPPQPPAAPATDDDFPGGRYGRQWQWTANPGDGWATQHSGDGLRLTCVRSADAHDLRKLPNVLTQRLPGTPCTVEVELRLDSDEPGARAGLAVLGDAFGWIGLQRGADGTAHLVHRFAEAVADAERDAAHPRLAPGDRARLRIDIGAGARCRFSADVGDGFRPSGPVFAATPWRWVGALLGLVALAPAGQGHAGAGTFTQFRISAS from the coding sequence GTGACCACCGAGACCTACCGCAACCCGATCCTCGACGCCGACTGGTCCGACCCGGACGTCGTCCGTGTCGGCGACGACTTCTACCTGACGGCCTCCAGCTTCGGCCGCGCCCCCGGACTTCCCTTACTCCACTCCCGCGACCTGGTGAACTGGACGCTGGTCGGCCACGCGCTCGAACGCCTGGAACCGGCGGAGGAGTTCGCCAGGCCCCGCCACGACTGCGGCGTCTGGGCCCCGTCCCTCAGGTACCACGACGAACGCTTCTGGATCTTCTGGGGCGACCCCGACCAGGGCATCTTCCAGGTCAACGCCCCCGAGATCAGGGGCCCTTGGACCCGCCCGCACCTGCTGAAGGCCGGCAAGGGCCTGATCGACCCGTGCCCCCTGTGGGACGACGAGACCGGCGAGGCCTATCTGGTCCACGCCTGGGCCAAGTCCCGCTCGGGCATCAAGAACCGCCTCACCGGGCACCGCATGCACCCCGACGGCACCGAACTCCTCGACGAGGGCAAGGTGATCGTCGACGCCGACCGCATACCCGGCTGGTTCACCCTCGAAGGACCCAAGCTCTACCGGCACGACGGCTGGTTCTGGATCCTCGCCCCCGCCGGGGGCGTGGAGACCGGCTGGCAGGGCGCCTTCCGCTCGCGCGGCTTCTTCGGGCCGTACGAGGAGCGGATCGTCCTGGAGCAGAAGGACACCGACGTCAACGGCCCCCATCAGGGCGGCTGGGTGCGCACCGCGTCCGGCGAGGACTGGTTCCTGCACTTCCAGCAGCGCGGCGCCTACGGCCGGGTCGTGCACCTCCAGCCGATGCGCTGGGGTGGGGACGGCTGGCCGGTGCTCGGCGAGAACGGTGCCCCCGTCGCCGTGCACAAGAAGCCCGGCCTGCCGCCGCAGCCGCCCGCCGCGCCCGCCACCGACGACGACTTCCCCGGCGGGCGGTACGGCCGCCAGTGGCAGTGGACCGCCAACCCGGGCGACGGCTGGGCCACCCAGCACTCCGGGGACGGACTCCGGCTGACCTGCGTCCGCTCGGCCGACGCGCACGACCTGCGCAAGCTGCCGAACGTGCTCACCCAGCGGCTGCCCGGCACGCCCTGCACGGTCGAGGTGGAGCTGCGGCTCGACAGCGACGAGCCCGGGGCCCGGGCCGGTCTCGCGGTCCTCGGGGACGCGTTCGGCTGGATCGGCCTCCAGCGGGGCGCGGACGGTACCGCGCACCTCGTGCACCGGTTCGCCGAGGCGGTCGCGGACGCCGAGCGCGACGCCGCCCACCCGCGGCTCGCGCCCGGGGACCGGGCCCGGCTGCGGATCGACATCGGCGCGGGCGCCCGCTGCCGCTTCTCGGCCGACGTCGGCGACGGCTTCCGGCCGTCGGGCCCGGTCTTCGCCGCCACCCCGTGGCGCTGGGTGGGCGCCCTGCTCGGCCTCGTCGCCCTCGCGCCCGCCGGCCAGGGACACGCCGGCGCGGGCACCTTCACCCAGTTCCGGATCAGCGCCTCGTAA
- a CDS encoding ABC transporter substrate-binding protein has protein sequence MKISNRRSRRATTAVALGAVLALTVTACGDDGSGAGGDKGADGSGKGEIVFWDNNGGVRTEAWKEIIADFEKANPDIKVEYVGIASTEYQSKVDTALQGGGLPDVGGVGAAMLAGFAAQGALEPLDERLAESSLDGKLNKDMVESLKAAGGGDDKLYSIPTSANNGVLYYRTDLFKKAGLQEPTTWDRFFEAANKLTNKGKNEFGYTIRGGAGSIAQALDAMYGQSGITSFWDSSGEKTTVNDPKNVAALEKYAALYKKVTPAADLNNDFTKMVAQWDSGTIGMLNHNLGSYQDHVKALGVDKFRGIPQPTGPGGKRVQVSNPVDGLGLFKSGKNKDAAWKFIEFATSKAENSKFNESAGQVPSNTDAAKDAWISKSEPTKLAADALSDGSTTIVQLPYYLPDWNTISKADNEPNFQKVLLGKMSAKEFLDTLAEQLNAAQEEWEQQKG, from the coding sequence ATGAAGATCAGCAATCGCAGAAGCAGGCGCGCCACCACGGCCGTCGCCCTGGGGGCCGTACTCGCGCTGACCGTCACCGCCTGCGGCGACGACGGCAGCGGGGCGGGCGGCGACAAGGGCGCCGACGGCAGCGGCAAGGGCGAGATCGTCTTCTGGGACAACAACGGCGGTGTCCGTACCGAGGCCTGGAAGGAGATCATCGCCGACTTCGAGAAGGCGAACCCCGACATCAAGGTCGAGTACGTGGGGATCGCCTCCACCGAGTACCAGTCCAAGGTCGACACCGCCCTCCAGGGCGGCGGTCTGCCGGACGTCGGCGGTGTCGGCGCGGCGATGCTCGCGGGGTTCGCCGCACAGGGCGCGCTGGAACCGCTGGACGAGCGGCTCGCCGAGTCCTCGCTCGACGGCAAGCTCAACAAGGACATGGTCGAGTCGCTGAAGGCGGCCGGCGGTGGCGACGACAAGCTGTACTCGATCCCGACCTCCGCGAACAACGGTGTCCTGTACTACCGTACCGACCTGTTCAAGAAGGCGGGGCTCCAGGAGCCGACGACGTGGGACCGGTTCTTCGAGGCCGCGAACAAGCTCACGAACAAGGGCAAGAACGAGTTCGGTTACACCATCCGCGGTGGCGCGGGTTCCATCGCGCAGGCGCTGGACGCCATGTACGGGCAGTCCGGTATCACCTCGTTCTGGGACTCCAGTGGTGAGAAGACCACGGTCAACGACCCGAAGAACGTGGCGGCGCTGGAGAAGTACGCGGCGCTGTACAAGAAGGTCACCCCCGCGGCCGACCTCAACAACGACTTCACCAAGATGGTCGCGCAGTGGGACTCCGGCACGATCGGGATGCTGAACCACAACCTCGGGTCGTACCAGGACCATGTGAAGGCGCTCGGGGTCGACAAGTTCCGGGGCATTCCGCAGCCGACCGGGCCCGGCGGTAAGCGGGTTCAGGTCTCCAACCCTGTGGACGGGCTGGGGCTGTTCAAGAGCGGCAAGAACAAGGACGCGGCCTGGAAGTTCATCGAGTTCGCCACGTCCAAGGCGGAGAACTCGAAGTTCAACGAGTCGGCGGGGCAGGTGCCGTCGAACACGGACGCGGCGAAGGACGCGTGGATTTCGAAGTCCGAGCCCACGAAGCTGGCCGCTGACGCGTTGTCGGACGGGTCGACGACGATTGTGCAGCTGCCGTACTACCTGCCGGACTGGAACACGATTTCCAAGGCCGACAATGAGCCGAACTTCCAGAAGGTGCTGCTCGGGAAGATGAGTGCGAAGGAGTTCCTGGACACGTTGGCTGAGCAGCTGAACGCGGCTCAG
- a CDS encoding pectinesterase family protein encodes MTHFRSKRLSRPGHGKVVAAVFGLVAALSLGILGDAQAAPQSRAVPAADRWTDRPHGFASLAGGTTGGAGGKVVTVTDQAALAKYAAAEEPYVIRVKGSLDMDPFGTEIPVASDKTIIGVSDTAEIVHGGFTLDPGTHNVIIRNLTIRDTAIEGNWDCKDTDYDGIRLDTAHHVWIDHIRFSRICDGQLDVRKDSEYVTVSYNQFTNNNKTFGIGWTPNVRTQITVDHNWFTGTKQRNPSADNVAYAHLYNNYLSAQLSDGDPVWTYGNWSRGKTRMVIENSFYDGVQHPYQADATAELVQRGSILRNTTGRHDAWGTAFDPREFYDYRLDPAAAVPALVKRFSGPQKRIGGPVVLHVPGDYPTVQSAVDAVPDGNDTPLTIAVAPGTYREKVFVPATKPKILLRGTGHDRSDTVIVYDTPAEYGGSTGSATVRIAANDVTARNLTFSNDFDEAAVELKGEQALAMKTTGDRLVFEDTAFLGNQDTLMTDSPKLTTLSRVYVRDSYIEGDVDFIYGRATTVIERSVIRALSRGSDTNNGYITAASTWKGNPYGFLITRSKIVSDAPAGTFHLGRPWHPGGEPDAIAQVLIRDTELPAAIKSSPWTDMGGFSWKDARFAEYRNFGPGATVTADRPQLSDQEARPHTVAAYLRGTDDWAPHARH; translated from the coding sequence ATGACGCACTTCCGTAGCAAGCGCCTGTCGAGACCGGGGCACGGCAAGGTCGTGGCCGCCGTGTTCGGCCTCGTCGCCGCGCTGAGCCTCGGCATCCTCGGGGACGCACAGGCGGCCCCGCAATCCCGGGCCGTGCCCGCCGCGGACCGCTGGACCGACCGGCCGCACGGCTTCGCCTCCCTCGCCGGCGGCACCACCGGCGGGGCGGGAGGCAAGGTCGTCACCGTCACCGACCAGGCCGCGCTCGCGAAGTACGCGGCGGCCGAGGAACCGTACGTCATCCGCGTCAAGGGCTCCCTGGACATGGACCCCTTCGGCACGGAGATACCCGTCGCCTCCGACAAGACCATCATCGGCGTGAGCGACACCGCCGAGATCGTGCACGGCGGTTTCACCCTCGACCCCGGCACGCACAACGTGATCATCCGCAACCTCACCATCCGCGACACGGCCATCGAGGGCAACTGGGACTGCAAGGACACCGACTACGACGGCATCCGCCTCGACACCGCCCACCATGTGTGGATCGACCACATCCGCTTCTCGCGGATCTGCGACGGCCAGCTCGACGTCCGCAAGGACAGCGAGTACGTGACCGTCTCCTACAACCAGTTCACGAACAACAACAAGACCTTCGGCATCGGCTGGACCCCGAACGTCAGGACGCAGATCACCGTCGACCACAACTGGTTCACGGGCACCAAGCAGCGCAACCCCTCCGCCGACAACGTCGCCTACGCCCACCTCTACAACAACTACCTGTCCGCGCAACTGTCCGACGGTGACCCCGTGTGGACGTACGGCAACTGGTCACGCGGCAAGACCAGGATGGTCATCGAGAACAGCTTCTACGACGGCGTCCAGCACCCCTACCAGGCCGACGCCACCGCCGAGCTGGTGCAGCGCGGGTCGATCCTGCGGAACACCACCGGCCGGCACGACGCGTGGGGCACGGCGTTCGACCCGCGCGAGTTCTACGACTACCGGCTCGACCCGGCCGCCGCCGTGCCCGCGCTGGTGAAGCGGTTCTCCGGACCGCAGAAGCGGATCGGCGGCCCGGTCGTGCTCCACGTCCCGGGCGACTACCCCACCGTGCAGTCCGCCGTGGACGCCGTGCCCGACGGCAACGACACCCCGCTGACGATCGCCGTCGCGCCGGGCACCTACCGCGAGAAGGTGTTCGTCCCGGCGACCAAGCCGAAGATCCTGCTCCGGGGGACTGGACACGACCGCTCCGACACCGTCATCGTCTACGACACGCCCGCCGAGTACGGCGGTTCGACGGGCAGCGCCACCGTGCGGATCGCCGCGAACGACGTCACCGCACGCAACCTCACCTTCAGTAACGACTTCGACGAGGCCGCGGTCGAGCTGAAGGGCGAGCAGGCCCTCGCCATGAAGACGACCGGCGACCGGCTCGTCTTCGAGGACACCGCCTTCCTGGGCAACCAGGACACCCTGATGACCGACAGCCCCAAGCTGACCACCCTCAGCCGGGTCTACGTCCGCGACTCCTACATCGAGGGCGACGTGGACTTCATCTACGGCCGGGCCACGACGGTGATCGAACGGTCGGTCATCCGGGCGCTGAGCCGAGGCTCGGACACGAACAACGGCTACATCACGGCGGCTTCGACCTGGAAGGGAAACCCGTACGGGTTCCTTATCACCCGGTCGAAGATCGTCAGCGATGCCCCCGCCGGGACCTTCCACCTGGGCCGGCCCTGGCACCCGGGCGGCGAGCCCGACGCGATCGCGCAGGTGCTGATCCGGGACACCGAGCTGCCGGCCGCGATCAAGTCCTCGCCGTGGACCGACATGGGCGGGTTCTCGTGGAAGGACGCGCGGTTCGCCGAGTACCGCAACTTCGGCCCGGGCGCGACGGTCACCGCCGACCGTCCGCAGCTGAGCGACCAGGAGGCGCGGCCGCACACCGTGGCCGCCTACCTCAGGGGCACGGACGACTGGGCACCCCACGCCCGCCACTGA